The Vibrio echinoideorum DNA window TTCATCTCTTCAGGGAGCGAATTAATCTCGATTGACAATACTTCTGGTGAGATTGGCGTTATCACTTGAGTGTCAAAAGATGGGGTATGGACTGCTGTGCTAAGGCTATCTTGTTGACTCATCAGATAGGTATTGAGTCGCAGATAGTTGACGATATCCATCTCTTTTTCAAACGATTTTATCTCTGAATACGGAATCGATGAGCCAATAGAGATAGAGATAGTAGTCGCTTGCTTATTAAGAAGTTCGCGCCCGAGTAGAGCGGTTCTCAACAAAGGATGAACACGGCCAGCTTGATAGAAAAGCTCACTGTTTTTACCATTGATGAAGATAGGAACCGTAGTGGCTTGATGACGCTTGACGAACTTGGCAACGGATTTGCTCCATTCGATGTCTGTCAGTGTTTTTGCCCCTTTACGGTAACTCGATACTTCGCCCGCAGGGAACACAATCAAAAGTCCGCCATCGGACAAGTGACGATTGGCATCTCGAATGGCTTTTGCATTGGTGCGTTTCGATTCTTTACTGTTAAATACATCGACACCGATGAAAAGATCATCCAGTTCAGGCAATCGCTTGAGCAACTCATTCGCCAACACCTTCACATCTTTCCTTACCGATCCTACGAGATCAGCAAGGATCACACCTTCAATCGCGCCAAGCGGGTGGTTAGCCACAATGACTACAGGTCCTTCTTCAAGGATATTATCAGTGGAGCCTGCTGAAACAGAATAGTCGATGTTCAATGCCGACAGGGTGTGGTGCATGAATTCAAAGCTAGATAACTCATTCGGTCTATCTTGATAGAGTTTGTCTAGCTTAGATAGCCCAGTTGCCCACTCGACAACAGACTCACCTAAGCCAAAAGGTGTGTAACGTGGTAAACGAAAAGGACTATCAATCATAATATAGCTACCTTATTGACTAAAGTTGTGTAGGAAACCGTCTTGATTCTTGAAATCTTTAACACTTAAAAATGCACCGCATAGCCAGACTAGGCATGCCATGCCAAACAATAATCCGCCGTCATAACCGACAATTTCACCTGCCGCATTAAACTCAGGCATTTGGATACCTAATGGCGTAAATAAGTGGAAGAAAATCGCGCCACTCATAATCCCTACACTCATGATGGCACCAAGGCCATGCCACCGTGTGAACAACAGAATGGCTGCAATCAGCTCAGCGCCACCAATTAAGTAGCCGCCAAATGAGCCAAACCAGCTTAGGCCTGACCATGTAGCTAGGGTGCCAAAGATATGCTCAGTTTCGTATGAGCCGGTGAACTTAAAAAATAGCGACTGAATAAATACGAAAGCGATAAATGCCGCAGGGATATGCTTAGCTGGAGTCAATGTCATGATTATTCCTTTACTTGATCAGTTGCGGCCAAACGGTGTCGGCTTTTTGAATATGCTGTGCTCGGTCTTGTTCCCAACGTTGCTTAATCTCTTGGTCGTAGTTGAGGTACAGCTTGTTATCAACAATTGTCCATTGATTAGGGTCACCGGGTGCAAAGTCACTTTTTGCTGAAACAGCCCAAGCGCAATAGCCACCATATTGAGGGGCATATTTTTCAGGATTATTAACAAATAAAGTCAGATTCTTTTCAGAAGAGAAATACCAGTTCGCACCTTTGTACTCTGTGCTGAAGTCTTTACTGCCTTCAATAGGCTTACCTGAAGTGAAATAAGCGACGGTATCGTAGCCATCGAGCGCCTTGCTGCTAAAGAATCCGGTGTAGATTTCGTCTGCAGCAAATACGTAAGGGCTAACAAGTAGCATGACCATGGTTAATAGTTTTCTCATGATGGACTCCATCTATAGATTGATTGCTGGTGATAAATCGAAGGTAAAACGCTGTTGATTTATCTGGCATGGTTTAATGGGTTCACAAGGCGAGCCGGGTGCGTAAAACATAGAGGCTTGGCCGTGTAGATTGCGTAAGTGTGTAAAGCTCACGGTGTGCGCGTCTTCACGATGCATACAGGTCGCTAAATGAGGCTCTTCGCTGTGATGGTGAGAGTGAAACCTAAGCAAGTTCTGCTGATTCTTACCTGTCTCCATAAGCTGGTCATACTTAGCTTGTCGGTAGGCTTGCACTCGCAATAGTTCAACACCGGATGAGAATAACGGTGAATCGGTGTCGACTATTTTTTGTTGAATACCATCCCACATGAAGGCGATAACTAAACCATTGTTCTGAGTTAAATTCGGCGCGAAAGCCAACAAGGTAAATGGAGCAAAAGAGTGTAAGTCGAGCTTATGAAATGCCTCAGAAATCTGAGTAATGCTGTGACTCGATGATAAGTTCTTGAGCAACAAACCGCGGCTGATCAAAGGGCCAGCAGGAACGGTGCCTTGATAGTTGTTGAGCAGACATAGCGAAAGTCCGAACTCATTAATACTGATCCAGCTACCACCACCGGTTGGGTCGAGTGGCATGATGATATCGACGCCGTTGACTCGATATTGTTTAGGTGGCATCGCCAGTGCTCGCGTCTTTTGTTCATCACGATTAAAGAAAACTTGATAGCCATTTTCTTCAAGCAGCCAAGATACTGAACACATTTTATTGCTCCCTCAGGTAGCTGCTAGTGGTAGGGGCATAACCAAAGGTGTTGCAGGTTTCGATATCTAAAAAGGTGGTGATCACCTTGATCATCGCATAGTGATGATTGGCATGCAGGGCTGCAAAGGTGACCTCTCTTTCTAACGTTGAAGGCAGGCTGGCGAATACCTGGGTATCCATTGAAACTTCGGTTTGGATCATGATAGGCGTTTCGAGATCTCTGCGGTCTAATCGTTCAAGCCAGTTGATCACATAGTGGATCTCTTTCAACGCAATCGATCTGTCGTATTCGACGGGATGACCACGACGACGAGTGTTGTAATCAACGGTCGCATTCTCTTTTAAAATTAAAGCGTGAAAAAGATCGAGCGTATGACGAGTATGCTCACCAATAGAGCTTGTGACGTGCGGCTTTGCTCGTGTCAGATAGTCGCTGTCAGATATCGCTAACAAAAATTCTAGACCCTGATTTAATATTTCTACCGCTCCTGTGATACTAGGAGAGAAAGAAGTGAGGGCGCTCGGTTGGGCTATGGGGTTCATTCATGGTCCTCGTACAAAGTTAGTCAGTGGTCGGATATTGTTGAACAAGACGTCGCTCTTCTTGCCACGCAGCGAATAAGCTCTTGAAAGAAGGAGTCTTATGGCCTCGTTGTTTTTGCTGAGCGCCAATATCAAAAAGAATGCGGTATTGCAAAAGTAGCGTAGAAAATATCTCTCGCAGTGGTGTGTTGCGATCCCAGATATGCCCAGCCTCACTGCTTGCGCCATTGACCTCAAGGATCGTGAAATCCTCGCCGTTCATTAGGCTGTGCATGTCCTTAAACTTGACGTCGAGTCGGCCAAAGTGGAAGCCATCGAAGTCGTCGAATATCTCATCTAAGCGTTCGGTCAAAGCTTGGGTGATGTATTGATTGCCGTCTCGGAAGATACAGCCACGGCTATGACTACCTGCAAACGCGAGTTGGAATTCTTCACCCTCTGCGAGCACTTGATCTAATTTATCTTCATGCCTTGGCAGATATAGGTGACTAAGTTGCCCAGCACGCGGGCTATTTTCAATTAACTGTTTGAGTGTCGAGGAACCATCACCCGTTACCATTGGCGAGTATTTGAGTGTGATCGAGATGATCTCGCCTTGCTTTTTATTTGGGTAGCGCACATAGAAAACGCCAGCTTCGGCTTGATAAGGCGCCTTTTCTTGCAGTAGAAAGCGAGCATTATTTGGAAAAGATTCAACATATTGCTCAAGTTGATCTTGTGTGTTGATCAGCTTAACGCCAACGCCTCGACAGCCAAGATCCGGTTTCGCCACTATGGGGAAGTCAAGATCCGATTGTGTTAGCGCACTGAGTGCATCTTCGGTTTGTTTTTTACTATTAAGATCCGTTTTGGTTAGGGTAATAAACGGAGAGATCCAACGCTGACTTGATGATCCGGCAAGGCTTAATATTTCGTGTTTTGATTCACCTACCATGCCACTCAACTTAATGCTTGGGTTGGCGATGAGCGGCAGTGCCCAGTCAAAGTGCCGTAACCCTTGCATCAAGCTTTGAACCACTACTGGAGTGTAAAAAAACCAAGTCGGAAGGAATTCATAAGGAGAGACACTACGCACGGTATCTTTTTCAAGCAGAGGCATACCTGCATTGATTTGATGCGCAGGGATGATGCGAATATCTTTCGGTGAACTCATGATAATCCTCTAGAGTAGGTTTTATTCATTAATCGATTACCGATAAACAGTAAAGCGATGGCACACGGGATGACGATCCATTGATATTCAGAGGCTTGCAGCCACGCTGATGTCCCTAAATAGTAGATGGTAGAGAAGACAATGCCAGTCCAGATCGCAGTAGCACTAATGACAGCAAACAAAAAAGTAGGAAGTGGAATTGCGAAAAAGCCACTTAAGGTAAAGCCAACAGTGCGAAGCCCCGGGATAAAGCGGATGACAAAAAGGCTGCTGAACGCGTTCTGACGTAATTTAGTACGAAGCGAACGAAAGTACTTATTAGTGAGGGCTTTGTAACGAACGCCTCTGAAGTAACGTCCTGATTTTCCTAGGTAATAGAGTCCCAAGTCACCAGTGGCAATACCGATGAAAATGGCAAGCAACGCATATTGAGGAAGAATGAGCCCTTGAGTTGCTAAACCAGCTGCCGTAACAATCGCAAGATCTTCAAGCAGGTAAGAAAGCGCGATGATGCCAAACATCAGCCATAGCAACGACTCCTCCCCTGAATGTAACCATGCTTGAATGCTCTCGACGCTGCTCATTAAATATCCTTATCTATCCTATAAATGAATGGCTTAATGATCATTCATTGAGTGTAGTAAATTAAATAGACAGGAGGAGCGGGGAAAAACTTACAGGTGATGGAGGATTTTTTGTACTTGCTTTGTTCGACCAGTACTGTGGAATGCGTTGTTTAAGTCAAGATTGAAGCGAAATGTTTGATATTTTAAAAGTGGATTTAACGAGAGTTTGTAGTTAAAAAACCCGGGCTTGGAGTGGGGGATCTTACATAAGAAAAGAAAAAGGCTGAGTCGTTAAACTCAGCCTTTAATAACATTAACTATTGATTAATAAAGCTATCTATTTAGTTAAGTCAATTTGGTAAACAGCAAAACCAACATCGTCAGTCGCAACACGTTTCATCGGGTATTGACCTTTTTCTTTGATGAATTCAGCCGCTTTGTCACTTGGAGATGTTTCAAAGCGAATATCTAGCTTGTTATCCGTTTTGATTGGAGCAAATGACCAATTGTTATCTGCGCTTGGGCTAACTTGACCTTGCTCTTTGCTTACGCGAGAGATGTAGTTAGCAAGAACAGTGCGGTTTTCATCTGGTGCATCAAATGCGATGAAATCTTCGCCTGTACCTGGGAACTTAGCACTGTATGCACGGTAGTTGTTGGTTGCGATCAAGAAGTCTTGCTTCATGTCGATTGGCTTACCTTGGTAAGTTAGGCCAACAATACGTTGAGACTCAGGGTTAACCACTTTACAGTTTGCATCGTATTTCGCAGGTTGTGTTACGTCGATTTGGTAATCAACACCGTCGATAACATCAAAGTTGTAAGTACGGAAGTTATCCCACTCGATCAACTGTTGTGGTGCTGTCGAGTTAACATCAACTTGGTTGAACTGACCAGCTGAACACTCAAGCCACTCTTGTACTTCGTGACCCGTTACCTTCATTGCGACTAACGTGTTCGGGTAAAGGTATAAATCGGCTGCGTTACGGAACGTTAGTTGACCTGATTCCACTTCAGTGAAGTTAGCTGGGTCATTTTTACGACCGCCGGCTTTAAAAGGCGCTGCCGCTGACAATACTGGAATACCGTCTAGGTCTGGGTCACCTTGGATGAACTGTTCTACGTAATCTTTCTGTGCAAGGTTAACAATTTGTACTGTTGGATCGTCTTGTACTAGAGATAGGAAGCTGTACATCACGTCGTCTGCTTTACCAATAGGTTGGTTAACAAACTCACGAGTACCTGCATGGTCTTTTTCTAGTGCCGTTACGATACCTTCATCTGCAGCAGCAAGCGATTTCTTCTCGATCTTGTCGTAGATAGGGCGTGCTTCTGATTGGCCTTTAACGACTTCCCACTTACCGTCTTTTTGTGCAAGTGTTAGGTCCATAACACCAACGTGGCTACCCCAACGACCAGGCATTACTGCCGCAACGCCATTCATTGTGCCCGTTTCGTTGTCGATGCCTTGAATGTCATCAAAACCTTTACCTGGGAATACTGCATGAGAGTGGCCGAATGCGATTGCATCGATACCATCTACTTCAGAGAGGTAGAACGTTGAGTTCTCTTCGCCATTTTTGTAAGGGTCAGTTGATACGCCTGAGTGAGGGATAGCAACGATAACTTCAGCGCCTTCTGCTTTCATTTGAGGCACTAGCTCGTTAGCTGTCTCAATGATGTCACGAGCGATCACTTTGCCTTCAAGGTTCTTCTTATCCCACGTCATGATTTGTGGTGGAACGAAACCGATGTAGCCGACTTTTACTTCATGCTCTACGCCAGCAGTATCTTCGAACGTATGCGTCTTGATGATGTAAGGCGTGAAGTAGTGTTCTTTGGTTTCTGCGTCGTAAACGTTGGCACTGATGTATGGGAAATCAGCATCGTTGATAGACTCTTCTAGGAACTCAAGACCGTAGTTGAATTCGTGGTTACCTAGGTTTGCAGCGTCGTAGCTTAGTTGATTCATTGCTTTGTACGCAGGGTGAACTTCACCAGCTTCGATGCCTTTGTCTGCCATGTAGTCACCCATTGGGCTACCTTGCAGCAAATCACCGTTATCAACTAATACGCTATTGGTTACTTCGTTTTGAGCTTCTTTTACTAGAGTTGCAGTACGTGCTAAGCCGATTTTTTTCGATGGCTTGTCTTTGTAGTAGTCGTAATCCATTAGGTTGGTATGGATGTCCGTCGTTTCTACGACACGTAGTTTAATCACTTCATCGGTATCTGGTGTTGTTGTGCAGCCTGCTAAAGTCAAACCAAGACCTGCAAGTACAGCCAATGATAAAGGTTTCATTGCAACTTTCATTTTGGAGCTCCAAAGTGGATTAGTAGAAAATTCGTTGCGTAATGTAACAAAACCGAATGAAACAATGATTACAACGAATGTTAATTCGTGACTTAGATCGATTACTTTATGGTGTTCTGCAAGACGCCTCCCAAAGCTGCTCAATCAATGTACAAATGATATCGATAATAATAGTCCATTCATTTCACCTGTTTATCGATAAATCCCATCCCTTATCAGCTTTTCGAATAAAAAATGAAATTTTAGAATTTCCAGTAATATGAGAGGCTCGTCATAATGTCTATATCAAGGACGTATCAGGCAGATGAATAGCAAGGATAGCTCAAACGTAGCTTCTGTTTTCTTCTAGTGCCAATACTCCCATTCACCCAAGTGAATGAGTTAAATCCCATGCTTGGCAAGACCAAGTAATGAATTGCTCGTAACGCGAGCCTTAAAGGAAGCACTGAAATGGACCAAGAACGTTTAACCCACCTAAAACAGCTCGAAGCGGAAAGTATCCATATTATTCGCGAAGTGGCGGCTGAGTTTGATAACCCAGTGATGATGTACTCAATCGGTAAAGATTCTTCTGTGATGCTTCATTTAGCTCGCAAAGCGTTTTATCCAGGCAAGATTCCATTCCCACTATTGCACGTTGATACGGATTGGAAATTTCGCGAGATGATTGAGTTTCGTGACCGCACAGCCAAAAAGTATGGTTTTGAGTTATTAGTGCACAAGAACCCTGAAGGTATCGAAATGGGGTGTAGCCCATTTGTGCATGGTTCTTCGAAGCACACTGACATCATGAAAACACAGGGCCTTAAGCAGGCGTTAAACAAGTATGGGTTCGATGCGGCTTTTGGTGGTGCGCGTCGTGATGAAGAAAAATCTCGTGCGAAAGAACGTGTTTATTCTTTCCGCGATAAGAACCATACGTGGGATCCAAAAAACCAGCGTCCAGAGCTTTGGCACACCTACAACGGTCAGGTTAATAAGGGTGAAAGCATTCGTGTATTCCCGTTATCTAACTGGACTGAGCTCGATATTTGGCAATATATCTACCTAGAGAGCATCGATATTGTTCCACTTTACCTTTCAGATAAACGCCCTGTGGTTGAGCGTGATGGCATGCTGATCATGGTGGATGATGACCGTATGGAGCTGCAAGAAGGTGAAGTGATTGAAGAGAAAAGTGTTCGTTTCCGTACTTTAGGTTGCTACCCATTAACCGGAGCGGTTGAATCTGAGGCGAATACGCTAACAGGCATTATTGAAGAGATGCTGGTAGCCACTTCTAGTGAGCGTCAAGGTCGAGCGATTGACCATGATCAGTCGGGCTCTATGGAGCTGAAAAAGCGCCAAGGTTATTTCTAAGAATCTAAGGAAAGAAAAATGAATAGTGCAGTAGAAGCCGAATTGGCTGAACTAGGGATTGAAGGTTATCTAAGTCAGCATCAGCATAAATCTATGCTTAGATTTTTAACTTGTGGCTCAGTCGATGATGGCAAAAGTACGTTAATCGGTCGTTTACTCCATGATACAAAACAGATTTATGAAGATCAGCTAGCGGCGGTTCACTCTGATAGCCAACGAGTGGGTACTACAGGTGAGAAGCCTGATTTGGCATTGCTTGTTGATGGTTTGCAGGCTGAGCGTGAGCAAGGTATTACGATTGATGTGGCCTATCGCTACTTCTCGACTCAAAAACGTAAGTTCATTATTGCTGATACCCCAGGACATGAGCAGTACACGCGCAACATGGCAACAGGCGCTTCAACGTGTGATCTGGCTGTGATCTTGATTGATGCTCGTAAGGGCGTTCTGGATCAAACTCGTCGTCACTCGTTTATTTCGAACCTGCTTGGTTTGAAGCATTTTATTGTGGCAGTAAACAAGATGGATCTGGTGGAATACTCACAAGATCGTTTTGAAGAGATTCGTGATCAGTATTTAGAATTTGCTGAAAACCTCGAGGGTGAAACTAATATTCAGATCTTACCGGTTTCGGCGCTTGAGGGCATCAACGTTGCAGCGCCAAGCAAAGAGTTAGCATGGTTTGAAGGTCCATCTCTACTAGAAGTTCTAGAAAACGTAGATATTGATCAAAAGCGCTCTGCGGGTGAATTCCGTTTCCCGGTTCAATACGTGAATCGTCCTAATTTAGACTTCCGTGGTTTTGCAGGCACCGTTGCCTCTGGTCGCGTTAGCGTAGGTGATGAAATCAAGGCGTTGCCATCAGGCAAAACCTCTAAGGTGGCAAGCATTGTGACCTTTGATGGCGAACTTGAATCGGCGCAAGCGGGTTTGGCGGTAACGCTGACTCTTGAAGATGAGATCGATATCAGCCGTGGTGATTTGATTGTGTTGGAAAACGCTCAGATTGAATCAACGAACCATGTATTGGCAGATATCGTGTGGATGACTGAGCAACCACTGCAACCGGGTAAAGCTTACGATATCAAAATCGCAGGCAAGAAAACCGTCGGCCAGGTTGAAACGGTTCGTCACCAGTATGACATCAATAACTTGTCGACTTACGACGTGGATGAATTACCACTCAATGGTATTGGTTTGTGTGAATGGTCATTGAACGAGACTGTCGCGCTGGATAAATATCGTGAAAGTGCCGATACCGGTGGCTTTATCGTTATTGATCGTCTTACCAATGTAACGGTTGGCGCTGGCTTGATTCGAGACCGTTTGGACTCTGTTGAACAGCAAGTAGGTAACTTCTCTGCATTTGAACTTGAGTTCAACGCATTGGTACGCAAGCACTTCCCACATTGGGATGCCAAAGATCTAAGCCAATTACTGAAGTCATAAACGACTAAGTAACAGCTTATTGAATCAGGCGGAAACCCATCGTTTCCGCCATAAAGGACGGGTATATGTGGCAACAAGGATTTGTATTAGCGATTTTGCTCGGCATCATTACTTGCCTGCTCGTTACCCGTATTAAGCCAAGCTTTATCTTTGCTGGCGCGGCGTTTATTGCTTTTATGGCTGGCATGATCGATTTGTCGAGCTTAGCCAATAACTTCACTAACTCCTCGTTACTGACTTTAATTCTTCTTATCCTCGCATCAAGTGCGTTGGAGAAAACTCGCTTAATCAGTTGGGTTAGCCGTAATATCTCTGAAGGTAGGCTAGGTACCGTGGTTGCGAAGTTGGGTATTTCCACAGCGTTACTTTCATCTTTTACTAATAATACCGCAGTGGTTGTTTCTTTGATCGGGGCGATCAAACGCAACCAACAACATGCACCTTCTAAACTGTTAATTCCTTTGTCATACGCTGCCATCCTAGGTGGAACCCTGACATTGATCGGCACCTCAACCAATTTGATCATCAATAGCTTTGTTGAGGATGCTGGGCTGCCGAGCCTAAGCTTCTTTGCGCCAACCTTGATCGGCTTGGCTGTGCTGGTTGGTGGTGTGTTGATCCTTATTCCCTTGAGTTATTTCTTACCAAGCTACGATGATGGATCGCAGGACGATCTGCCTTACTTTTTAGAAGCAAGAGTTGAACCAGGCTCGCCTTTAGTAGGCAGAAGCGTAAGCGAAAATAACCTCCGAGCGCTGAGAAAACTGTTTTTAGCTGAAGTGATTCGAGACGGTAAAACAACGGCGTCTATTGATCCTGATTTCATTCTTCAAGCTCGTGACCGACTGTTGTTTTGTGGTGACGTTGAGAGTGTTGCGACACTGCAGGAAATCCAAGGGTTAACCCTGTTTGGTCAACATCACCTAAACGGACAAAGTTTTGTTGAGGTCGTGGTGAGCTCATCGGCAAGCTTCTGTAATAAGACCTTAAAAACTAGCCAATTTAGAGATCGCTTTGATGCGGTTGTCGTTGCTATCCGCCGTGGCCACGAACGCCTTGAAGGTGGGCTAGGGAATATCACATTGACCGCTGGTGATACTCTAATTTTGGTTCCTAGTAAACGCTTTGAAGAGCAACGTCAGCAACACAATAAAGAGTTTGTGTTGATGAATGACCTAGACTCAAGTGCCAAGCTTGATGCTGATAAATCGACGTTTGTTTTGCTTGGCTTCGCTAGTGTCATTGGCTTATCGCTTGTCGATGCAGTACCTATCATTAAAGGGTTAGCGGGTTTTTTATTACTGCTGGTAGCATTTGGTGTGGTACAACTCGGTGAGCTTCGTCGCCGTTTTCCGGTTGATATTGTGGTGATCGTTGGCTCAGCACTTTCTATTGCTCAACTGATGATTTCATCTGGATTGTCTGAACGTATGGGGTTGATGTTCATAGAGGCCTTCAATGGCTGGGGCGTGTTTGGTGCCTTAGTAGCGACCTACTTCATGACTCTGGTTCTTACTGAACTTGTGACCAATAATGCGGCGGCAGCACTCTCGTTCCCGATTGGTTATAGCATGGCAGTAGGCTATGGCGTTGACCCAATGCCATTTATCATGGCGGTGTTGTTTGGCGCCAGTGCTAGCTTTATCTCTCCTTATGGTTACCAAACCAATTTACTCGTATATAGCGTAGGTAATTATCATATTACGGATTATTTGCGCATTGGTATTCCAATCTCGATTGTCTATTCGGGCTTGGTATTGACCCTAATTCCTTATTTTTTCCCATTTTAATGCTGTTTATTTAAAGGACTAATTATGACCGCAGTACTCAAACCAAAAGATGAGAATGTTGTGTGGCATCAGCACTCGATTGATAAAACATTCCGCTCTGATCTGAAATCACAAAAGCCAGCCGTGCTCTGGTTCACGGGATTATCTGGTTCTGGTAAGTCGACAGTCGCTGGAGCATTAGAAAATCGCTTAGCACAGCTTGGTTACCATACTTACTTGTTGGATGGTGATAATGTTCGTCACGGATTGTGTAGCGATCTTGGCTTCTCAGAGCAGGATCGTCGTGAGAATATTCGTCGCATAGGCGAGTTGGCAAAGTTGATGGCGGACGCAGGATTAATCGTACTGTCGGCTTTTATTTCTCCGCATCAAGCTGAAAGACAGTTAGTGCGAGACTTACTGCCGGAAGGTGAATTTCTTGAAGTGTTTGTCAACACGCCGCTAGAGGTGTGTGAGCAGCGTGACCCTAAAGGTCTGTATAAGAAAGCTCGCGCTGGAGAAATTCCAAACTTCACGGGTATTAGCTCTGTTTATGAGGCGCCTGAGAATCCTGAGATTAATCTACCGGCAGGTGAGAAGACACTCGATGAGCTGGTAGAGTTATGTATTGACGCATTAGAGAAGCGTAATATTTTAGCCAATTGAGATCGTTGGTATGACTAAAGCTGCTCACTTACTTACTGCTTATTCACGACTTATAAGTAGTGCAGCCTTGGTTTACCGAGACAAGAAACCTATCTTCTAATTTCTCTTTATTCTTCTAAATATACTTCATTACCTACACCGTTCATTAACTACACCGTTTATTACCTAGACGGTGTAGTTAACACTGCTTTTGACTTCTGTCTGTACTGTGAATTTGTGGTTCAATAATGCAATCAGTTGGTCGTAGTACTGCATGTTAGGTTTATTCCCAAGCAAGGTACAAAGTTCATTGCCTGTTGGGCTGAATCGGTAGTAAACCAGCTTAACCCCTTTTGATATAGGCGCCAGTGACATGCTCTTACCTTGGTAAGTCAAGTGTAACGCTGGATCGAAATCAATCTCACCAGACTCTAACTCAGTCCCCAAAATAATACCCAGTTCAATCAGGTGTAATAGGCTTGAGTAGGGCAGGTTGTGTCCACCAAGGTTGATGGTGTTGGTAGTATCTCTTTTGCCAAAGTTAAATATACCAGCATGGGTTTTAAAACCGAGTAATAGCTTTCTGCTGTTATCACCACCAAAGCTACAACCCAGTGACGCGGCTCTTTGTAGGGTGAGCGCTTCTTTTGGTGTCATGTCTTTTAAGATCTGAAGCGCCTTCATCGACGTCGAGCCTGGGTTGGTGACTTCTCGTTTCAGTACTTGAGCCCATAGCCTCTGCATCGATGTATTGTGGATCTCTTGCGCCATATCGAAAAAACGGTATAGCCAGTCCTGATCAGGATCTCCAGCTGCTTCATCTTTACATGAAGAGTGTGCCAGTTTAAGAATCTGCTCTAGGTTCTTTTGACGCAACTCTTTACGTTTCTTCTCACGTAATAGTGCCCGTTCGATTAGTGTACTTTCACTTTTATCGGTTGGTTTTGCACCATGAT harbors:
- a CDS encoding lysophospholipid acyltransferase family protein, translated to MIDSPFRLPRYTPFGLGESVVEWATGLSKLDKLYQDRPNELSSFEFMHHTLSALNIDYSVSAGSTDNILEEGPVVIVANHPLGAIEGVILADLVGSVRKDVKVLANELLKRLPELDDLFIGVDVFNSKESKRTNAKAIRDANRHLSDGGLLIVFPAGEVSSYRKGAKTLTDIEWSKSVAKFVKRHQATTVPIFINGKNSELFYQAGRVHPLLRTALLGRELLNKQATTISISIGSSIPYSEIKSFEKEMDIVNYLRLNTYLMSQQDSLSTAVHTPSFDTQVITPISPEVLSIEINSLPEEMKLLEQGDFEVYCTPSQSIPNLMREIGRVREESFREVGEGSGLACDLDEYDLYYHQLFVWNKTKAELVGAYRLGMVDKLIAEHGLDKLYSRSLFNYNQEFIDTLDNSIELGRSVVSKPYQKSLNSLLLLWKGIAAFVYRHPQYTHLFGPVSISNDYSHNARLLIATTLSIHHYDEQKANLVSPSSPLNTSNNVFWQNHLLSSLASVPLLSKVLARMEQGKGLPVLLRQYLGMNGKLVCFNVDPSFNDALDGLIVVNLKKVPLKTLGKYMGRDLAQDYLEQHARR
- a CDS encoding NRDE family protein — its product is MCSVSWLLEENGYQVFFNRDEQKTRALAMPPKQYRVNGVDIIMPLDPTGGGSWISINEFGLSLCLLNNYQGTVPAGPLISRGLLLKNLSSSHSITQISEAFHKLDLHSFAPFTLLAFAPNLTQNNGLVIAFMWDGIQQKIVDTDSPLFSSGVELLRVQAYRQAKYDQLMETGKNQQNLLRFHSHHHSEEPHLATCMHREDAHTVSFTHLRNLHGQASMFYAPGSPCEPIKPCQINQQRFTFDLSPAINL
- a CDS encoding YHS domain-containing (seleno)protein, producing MRKLLTMVMLLVSPYVFAADEIYTGFFSSKALDGYDTVAYFTSGKPIEGSKDFSTEYKGANWYFSSEKNLTLFVNNPEKYAPQYGGYCAWAVSAKSDFAPGDPNQWTIVDNKLYLNYDQEIKQRWEQDRAQHIQKADTVWPQLIK
- a CDS encoding DedA family protein — encoded protein: MSSVESIQAWLHSGEESLLWLMFGIIALSYLLEDLAIVTAAGLATQGLILPQYALLAIFIGIATGDLGLYYLGKSGRYFRGVRYKALTNKYFRSLRTKLRQNAFSSLFVIRFIPGLRTVGFTLSGFFAIPLPTFLFAVISATAIWTGIVFSTIYYLGTSAWLQASEYQWIVIPCAIALLFIGNRLMNKTYSRGLS
- a CDS encoding DinB family protein gives rise to the protein MNPIAQPSALTSFSPSITGAVEILNQGLEFLLAISDSDYLTRAKPHVTSSIGEHTRHTLDLFHALILKENATVDYNTRRRGHPVEYDRSIALKEIHYVINWLERLDRRDLETPIMIQTEVSMDTQVFASLPSTLEREVTFAALHANHHYAMIKVITTFLDIETCNTFGYAPTTSSYLREQ
- a CDS encoding ATP-grasp domain-containing protein yields the protein MSSPKDIRIIPAHQINAGMPLLEKDTVRSVSPYEFLPTWFFYTPVVVQSLMQGLRHFDWALPLIANPSIKLSGMVGESKHEILSLAGSSSQRWISPFITLTKTDLNSKKQTEDALSALTQSDLDFPIVAKPDLGCRGVGVKLINTQDQLEQYVESFPNNARFLLQEKAPYQAEAGVFYVRYPNKKQGEIISITLKYSPMVTGDGSSTLKQLIENSPRAGQLSHLYLPRHEDKLDQVLAEGEEFQLAFAGSHSRGCIFRDGNQYITQALTERLDEIFDDFDGFHFGRLDVKFKDMHSLMNGEDFTILEVNGASSEAGHIWDRNTPLREIFSTLLLQYRILFDIGAQQKQRGHKTPSFKSLFAAWQEERRLVQQYPTTD
- a CDS encoding bifunctional 2',3'-cyclic-nucleotide 2'-phosphodiesterase/3'-nucleotidase; protein product: MKVAMKPLSLAVLAGLGLTLAGCTTTPDTDEVIKLRVVETTDIHTNLMDYDYYKDKPSKKIGLARTATLVKEAQNEVTNSVLVDNGDLLQGSPMGDYMADKGIEAGEVHPAYKAMNQLSYDAANLGNHEFNYGLEFLEESINDADFPYISANVYDAETKEHYFTPYIIKTHTFEDTAGVEHEVKVGYIGFVPPQIMTWDKKNLEGKVIARDIIETANELVPQMKAEGAEVIVAIPHSGVSTDPYKNGEENSTFYLSEVDGIDAIAFGHSHAVFPGKGFDDIQGIDNETGTMNGVAAVMPGRWGSHVGVMDLTLAQKDGKWEVVKGQSEARPIYDKIEKKSLAAADEGIVTALEKDHAGTREFVNQPIGKADDVMYSFLSLVQDDPTVQIVNLAQKDYVEQFIQGDPDLDGIPVLSAAAPFKAGGRKNDPANFTEVESGQLTFRNAADLYLYPNTLVAMKVTGHEVQEWLECSAGQFNQVDVNSTAPQQLIEWDNFRTYNFDVIDGVDYQIDVTQPAKYDANCKVVNPESQRIVGLTYQGKPIDMKQDFLIATNNYRAYSAKFPGTGEDFIAFDAPDENRTVLANYISRVSKEQGQVSPSADNNWSFAPIKTDNKLDIRFETSPSDKAAEFIKEKGQYPMKRVATDDVGFAVYQIDLTK